Part of the Uloborus diversus isolate 005 chromosome 9, Udiv.v.3.1, whole genome shotgun sequence genome is shown below.
NNNNNNNNNNNNNNNNNNNNNNNNNNNNNNNNNNNNNNNNNNNNNNNNNNNNNNNNNatgtaatatgaaaaatcctttgctaggccttttccatattaagttctgttcacttatatgtcagcgcgtatgagtcccagacattatttattacacacttaaatgcttctcataccatatatggttatgttctaggctcagatgagattccccttaaagtaccttcaagacactttttttccctccagacttatgccagcctctgtctgcggtgcaaagcccaataatatttcattattgcaatctgctcctcctatgtagatcacgtgagatcacatgatcgagggataattatctgtaatcttttaatgatattccctatataaaaatcgtggcacaactaaacaagggggttagttaagagaagttcctgctggtatgttctatgtaaaaataaaaatgttgtgaatatagctttgtcctcttcctacATGGTGGATTATCACagcacaacactgcaacttgcgaaaatcaagattcgtaataagaaccgagcggcggttcttacacacacacacacacacatatatatatatatatatatatatatatatatttgaaacagTAAATACTGCTTATTCCAAGGGACTACAAATTCTATATTTACTCGATTATCAGTATTCAAATGTGTTATTCCGAACTTTATGTATTTCTCTCACTCCTATAAGAATTTGACCATTAAATTAACTACTCGGAAGGACAGGGCTCTCTTCAGAGggccccgaaacccgaaatgttttgcaccgtaaaacagaagattttttttttttttcatttcttatgccAGAAAAGGAAAACAcagttttttattcttaattttgtaactatgaaacgaatgaaaatttgaagaaatacagaaaaagcaattctagtactcattagctgcaaagcatacttgacTTCTTATTTAGACAGGAAATATCTGGTTACTCCATGGAAAACTCACACCACATTGCCCCTAAAGAAAGACGAATGGTCATTAGGTCAGGCCCCCTGCATCAGGTGCAAAATCTTCGCAGGTGCAATTGTCCCTTTGCACAATCTTTGACACATCACAGTACTTAAGATCAATTTATTGATTTATGTTAAGTTACCTATTGATTCGGAATCTCACAACTGTTTTTTTCCAGCAGTATTTTTAGAGCATGAGTAAATAACATTGAACCTAgaaagcaatttaattttttcaattctcCAGAAAACAGTTTGGtttttggtttttcaaatttCCTGTATTATTTtccacagcattaaaaaaaactgcgccttgcaaaaaaaaaaaaaaaaaacagttttcctGAATTCTACACAGCtaaaaattgatactccaaaaaaaggaaaaatgtactAATGTTTCCTTACCTTTATAACTTAGaatagctcaaaaaagaaaaaaaaaatcaaatttgaaaatcacaggttttcaatattttggcagaatttttattctttatctttattacctaGTACATTTATTTCAAGAATAACTCAtgattcagaaaaattaaaatgtgttatttttagcACATGTTTGGAGcatatattgaaaaatgtaaccTTTCTGGTTATCAACGCACTTAAAGggataaatcattaaaaaattttgatttattaaaagtaagaaataatataATTAGTCATCCGTAATCTAGTTAATAAACAGAAACTTCGTATTTAAACATTGCTACGATTAATCCAAGAATAAGGCCTACGCCCTAACGCAATAAAATAGATCGAAGCTCACCAATTTTACTATTAGAAGTTCCCTCTCATTATGTTTCCTACTTATACATGGAACTGTATTAAACAATGTGCCTTGAATTCCATAAAATGTTACACGTAGGAGTATGAGAATATGTTTCAATTAATTGCTGAACATGTCTTTAGGTATGCgtattttcttgtttttgaagCCTCGGATAGTTGTATTTGATGCCTCCCCTCGCTGTTGAATTCGTCTGTCGCAGATTTTGAAGATGTCGGCAGACTATTTCTGAATTGGAATAATTGTTTTCCTCTTCGCGTACTAAacgaaatttctcaaatttatagCAGAAAAATACAGTGCAAAGTggattagaaaataaataaatgaaattgatgTAAGGGTCATCAGTGGCTAAGAGGTCAAAAGCACTTGCTCCTGCAGCTACCTGTGCCTGtgtgttttatttttgctttctactaaggtaaaaacattagaaaaatgttACACTTTAAATTAAGAAGGCTTCCAACTTGAAACGCTTAGGTGCATAAATGAGCAGAATCAAGCACAGTAGGAGGGGAAGGGGAGAGCAGGATTCATGCGGTGCTCAAAACGTGCAAAATTTTGGTTCTTGTGTAATAAATGCTCTTAAAAGTGATTGAAATtgcttaatttttgttttgtacttACAGAAACGCAAAATGTTCTGTTTTTCAGGTCAAACAAATTACGAGTGCAATGCAAATACaactttaaatgttttaacaaattttattgatcaaAAAGAAGCAagatgtcaagtttttttttgaatcgaAAACAAAATCTAGACTCCCGATTGTAGCGGGACACTTCAATTCTTCTGATGATTTTGACTTTTTAGTTTGTTTCtcccatttttcaaatattcttaaaaatttctttaagacATGCTTAATGTTTtgctcatttagtaaaaattttgctgtttaattTTACTGCTTCGCGATCGGTCGCTGCTATATTTTACAGAAGTTGATGAGGTTTGAGATACTTCTCTGTCACCGACTACTACATCACTTAAAAGTTCTTTATCTCGCAAGATAACTCTTCAATTTTCACAGTGAGGTGGGCGACAAATTCGGTAGATTGAatgaatggaaaattatttttaaaattcccacTCCTCTTAATTTTGTACTAGGGGGCTCTACTCCCTGCTCGCTTTGTTCACCCTCCTCCGCTCTCCACATGTTTCGGGAAATTGATTgtcaattgatattttttttttcatccctgcACTCCCTCCTCTCCCCCAAATACTTAATTTGACTACACGACTTCAGTGTTTTTTACGCATTGTGATTCAATGCAATCTTATTATTTTCAGCTGGATTTTGGGACATCAGATTTGAATTCAGCAAATTTGATTCAGTATTCAAGAACAAGAAATAGAAGGAAGCTCTGTGATTCCTCAGCTGAGCCAATCAAGAAAAGCTGAGTACTGGACTTTTTCTTGTCATGTCGCCAATAAGGATGAAAAAACATCCGAGAAAAGGTTGGATTTCTTTTGTGGGATGTTCactgtttcatttgtttttaaaataacaaatttaaaattgtatCCGTATGTTAAATTAATTCTAATGCGATAATTTTACCCTATCCCAATTTTGAAAGGGGCCTTAATGTCAAAGAAATGAATGGAAGGATACAAGTTGAccccaaaaaacattttgagaaagGAGCCCCACACTTTTTGTATAGGGCCTTGAAAATGAAAGCCGTatctattgaaattaaattagaaGGAACAAACATAATTTCTTATGACCAAATAGTATTCAAAATTTCATGAACATTATAAAAGACCAGActtatgtttaaaatatgttttgataatatgCCTATTAGTGCACCTTTTTTTACGGCTCGACCGATGCCATTTTTTGGCcaatgggccgatgccgattgttcaaagatggccgattgttttgcTCTgaatggccgatggcaaaaaaaaaaaaaaaaatctaacggaaataaattgattAGATTTTCAGGGATTTAATGGATCAtattcactttacttcctttctacaaataagggactgtaaacacaaaaaaaaaaaaaataaacaaaaaaaatcagatttcgacctaactttctattttacgatcccccaatttaaacttcataaGTTTTTTCGGCatatctgtacatgcatatgtacataagaacatatagatgaccgaaatatccattctgaacacctcctcagttaattatctcaagttctcttgtgatgtcttcttgcgcgtaaacttgcgtcactgaAAAACGTTaagaaatagtaagttgaaaactcatacgtacgtagtatgatctaaaagttcgtggacaagctgtataaaaccttatcctgaatagttcacatcaccgaagcacatctatctacaaaaaagtcaacttgaacgactatgcacttcttcTAAAACGTTCGTGCAGCTTTTAGAAGTTCTCCTGGTAGCCATTTTTTgtaacctcctgtaaggcctcttgctctgctgctttaacttcatcgtggggaagaaggcgacttttaTATTGAGGAAGCACGgctcgattggtcaatactctgatatgacaaacaaataacgtacCGTTTCGTCGgatttagctccgtgtgacttttacctgttcccagcaaaaaaacatttgcgtggacgccgctttcttccgtcaggagaagataaagctccATCATAGAAGGTTGCGAAAAACAGTTTCCAGGAGTGTTTCGAAAAGTTAtgtgaacactggcagaagtgcatagtcccTCAAGGCAACCCATTGAAGTTGGATGTGCTTCAgtaatgtaaactattctggaaaaggttttatacagcttgtccccgaacttttggatcgtactcaTTGGCGGATACGAAGGGGGGATCACgggagtcatgacccccccccctcctccttccaAAACCGCGACAGTATATGAATGtctgcttgaaaaaattaaaaaacgtggTCGAAAccataagaaaaagtaaaatttttttatttattttttgagcattaCATGAAAGGGTGAATACAAGTAGGTGGGGGTCATGAGGGCCCCACTTCCCTCCCCACCCAGTCTGCAACCATACTTTGTGATCGGTATAGAATTCGTCGTATTTGAGTAGTGAAACTGAcaccttgaaagaaaaaaaaacctgagcaaaaccaaaaagtaaataatatttgaattctttttttgtgACATTACATGTCATTTTTCTATATAGTTTTGCTTCAGACAGTTTTTCTATGGAGCTGTATGCAGGCGCCAGTAACCAACAAGTAAGTATCTGCCGCCTGGATCGCTTTTAATTCGCTGCAGGCATCgcttaaattgataaaaaatatttacacgttaaaatgtttttatgaaaagTATCTGTAAGTAATTCCTTTTTGTTGTGATTTTCAGACAGTTTCTTTTTGTTCGTGATAAGTTTATTTGTCCATGTGCGGTAAATAGTTAATTCGTTTAAATCAGTGTTTGTGATTTTGTGttgtgcaagaaatgtaaaattttaatttcgtgtTAGAGCGAAAGGATTTACATAAACTAGCCCCTCGTCCTAGACGAAAACTGTGCTGAAAACAAGCCGGGGTTTGTTAGAAAAGGACAACCAATAACGAAAACAATGATGTTTTCTGGTGAAAAAACATCGTCCTTTTTTCAAAGTTAATGAACCAAAATCCGATGGAAAAATATCTCCGAGTTCCTGTATCAGACTGAGACTGCGACACGTCCTCGTCCACCGATTTTTCTAAAGCTGGAAAAGAATCAGTCAGTGAGAATTTATCTATGTCCGAATTACAACCATAAAATATTCGCCGTATTTTTAGGTGAAGTTTTAATTGTatatttctgcatacaagattGATGTGTCACAATCACATATATGAATAAAATGAACCTTCTTTACGGAGATATCAGTACATAAAAAAGAAGCTATtatcttaatgtttattttactataataaaagtgtaataacttttttgttaCATCAGTTAGTTAATGTTTAATCACAAGATATAACTAATACCAGCCATAACAACGCCTTTTGGCTTGTTTGACTTAGTCAAAACACCCTTCGGCCTTAGAAAAGCTGGACAGACATTCCTCCGTTACATTCATCAGGCTTTCTCTGGTTTAGAGTTTTGCGTTACATACTTTGGCGATATTTTAAtagcatcaactaaaaaaaaaggagcatGAGAAACACATTCAAGCGGTTTTCTCTCTTCTAAGGCAGTACGGTCTTAAGTTAAATCCAGCTAAatgtattttcgaaaaaaaggaGAACCTTTTTTAGGCTGTCTTATCATTCCTTCTGGTGTAAAACCACTTCCTGTAAAATTAGAAgccataaaaaaaatttcggaaacctACTACTATATTGGAACTGAGACATTTTCCAGGCATGTTAAATTTTTATAGGCGATTTTTGCCTAAGGCAGCATCTATTCATGCTCCGCTTTATGAACTCCAACGAGattccaaataataataataataataataataataataataataagcttcCAGTACTGTGGTCAAAGCAGTTAAAAGATACTTTAGAGTTGTGTAAAACAGAGTTATTGAATTGCGCTACTTTATCATGCCACAAATCAACAACTGTCATTCTTAACCGAAGGGTTTGACATCGGCATTGGAGCAGTCCTACAAGTACACTCAAAAGATCATcctaaacctttattttttttttcaactaagcTTTCCCCAGCAGAAGCTGCCAGTGAAACAGCTGCCAGTGGTATGCTGCTAGTAACAAGTGCAGCTTCCGAACATTCTTCTGCAAGTTCTGGACAAGACATCACAAAGCAAGAAAATATTCAACCTGCAATACAACCACAACCCGTTAATCCCTCTGAAAACTGGGAAACGACTGCGTTGCACGATGCAGTGGATGACAGAGACTTGGTGGCTCAGGAAGCTGCTGGAGGAAGGATTGGCACAAGGGCCAAGGGTAAGACTGGATTGACGCCCCTTCACGCTGCTATGATGGGCAAGAGGCAGAAGGAAGCCGAAATATTGGTTCATGCCAGGTGCATTACCGCAATCCACGACGATGATGGGTACACACCTCTGCAGATCGCATTAAAGAGAGGGATCATAGGTGTGATGACGGAACTGATCGCCGGCGGAGCTGACACAGCTCAGAAAGATCGCCAGGGACGGACTTTCCTTCATATGGCCCTACAGCATTGTGAGGAGGCTGCGGCAGAGATGCTTGCTGGTGGGGGCCATCCCCGATTTGAACGTCCCAGACAGTCAAAGGCGAACCCCCTGCCTTGGGCTGGGAGAAACGGGTACGTGCAGATCGCAAGACAGTTGCTGGTGAGGAATGCAATTCCACACATGGATACGCATTCAGAAATATACCCCCTTCTGCTCTGTGGGTAGGACAAGTACCAGTGGCAGAAGTCATTGTTGCATATCATGCCCTCAATGACATGGAagacaaattaaatgaaataaatgtgtgGCGGCAAGAGAAGATGAGGGAGAAGCTGCTTCGATGTGCATGATGGAGATCGGCAGGATGAGAGAGTCTCAGGTAAATGGATCCTGGCTCTCTGTGTAATGAACACTTCATTCCGCTTCACGCCAAAGCGTAAAAGCGGTATGTGCGAGTTTCTCCGAAGTCCTCCCAAAATGTGATTACGGGGTACACGCGGTGTCCCTGAAATTCTACCGGGGACCAATGCCTCCCAGTCCCGCGAGTAATATCCTCTTAATCTGTGATGGGGAGGAGGGAGAAGAAAGTGGAAATCCTGGTGAATGCCGGCTGTTTAACCGACATCCACGACGATGATGGGTACATCCCTCTAAAGCTCGCATCAAAGAGAGGGTTCCTGGGTGTGATGACGAATCTGATCGCCAGGGACGGACTCTCCTTCACATGGCCCTGCAGCATAGCGAGGAGGCTGCGGCTTAGATGCGGGTGGCAGCCATCCCCGATCTGAACGTCCCAGACAGTCACAGGCGAATCCCCTGTCTTGGGCTGGGAGAAACGGGTACGTGCAGGTCGCAACACAGTTGCTGGTGAGGAATGCAATTCCGCACATGGATACGCATTCAGAAATATACCTCCTGAAATCTGCTCTGTGAGTAGGACAAGTACCAGTGGCAGAAGTCATTGTTGCATATTATGTCCTCAATGACAAGGAAGAGAAATTACACGAAATAAATGAGTGGCAGCAAGAGAAGATGTGGGAGAAACTGCTCCCGATGTGCAAGATGGAGATCGGCAGGATGAGAGAGGCCCTGGTAAAAGGATCCTGGTTCTCTGCCGAACGAACACTTCATTCCGCATTCATGCCAAAGCGTAAAAGCGGTATGTGCGAGTTTCTTTGAAGTCCTCTCAAAATGCGATTACGGGGCACACGCGGTGTCTCTGAAATTCTGCCGAGGAACGATGCCTCCCACTTCCGCGAGTAATATCCTCTTCCTCTGGGATGGGCAGGAGGGAGAAGAAAGCCGAAATCCTGGTTGATGCCGGCTGCTTAATCGACATCCACGACGATGATAGGTACATCCCTCTGCAGCTCCCATCAAAGAGAGAGTGCCTGGGTATGATGACGGAACTGATCGCCGGCGGAGGTGACACAGCTCAGAAAGGTCGTCAGGGAGGGATTTCCTACACATGGCCCTGCAACATAACGTGGAGGCTGCGGCAGAGATGCTAGTGGGGGCCATCCCCGATCTGAACGTCGCACACAGTCACAGGCGAACCCTCTGCCTTGGGCTGGGAGAATCGGGTACGTGCAGGTCGCAAGACAGTTGCTGGTGAGGAGTGCAAATACACACATGGATACGTATTCAGAAATATACCCCCTGCAAACTAACCCAGCCGTAAGTGGGGATTGGTCTTTGGGGGACCAGGCCCGTCCCTATGCtggtcccaagcccgggtaaatggggagggttttgcgatggtgtagcatccacgcaTGTAAAACTACCACTCTTTACTTACGCttgagcagatttgtatctgcccagtggctatccagtggaacagtgagtaggcaatgggcgcCACCGGAGTCAGTCTGTatctgggtccacggtgtctagagtcgtaagtggttggaTTTCGTTCCCGTAAGGTttagggggccccggccgaaaggtccgtaCTCTGGAAGCCTACGATGGTATAGCAGAGCAGGGTTCCCTTTTGTGTACCCCCTGCAATCTGCTCTGTGAGTTGGACAAGTACCAGTGGCTGAAGTCATTGTTGCATATTATGCCCTCAATGACATGGAagacaaattaaatgaaataaatgtggCGGCAAAAGAAGATGTGTGAGAAGCTCTTCCCGGTGTGTAAGATGGAGATCGACAGGATGAGGGAGGCCCACGTAAAATGATTCTGGCTTTCCTTCTGCGACCACGCCCTGAGACCCGCAAGCAGGTTGACCCATCGCCTTTCTGTGGAAGTCATTTAATGGCTGTCGGACAACAATTGCCAGATACGGGAGTTCCCGAACTACGGCGCCTACATCTGCAGCAAGATGAGGGTAGTCTTCGAGAGGATAGTCCTCCAGGGTCATTTTCTATAGAGCTTCTCTCCTCCCTCCGCCACTGCCCTCGACGTCCTTTTCCCTTGCTTGGCGGACGCTGAACTTTGGAACCTCATGCGGACCATATTATGTCCTCAATGACATGAAAGAGAAATTACACGAAATAAATGAGTGGCGGCAAAAGAAGATGTGGGAGAAGCTGCTCCCGGTGTGTAAGATGGAAATCGACAAGATGAGGGAGGCCCACGTAAAATGATTCTGGCTTTCCTTCTGCGACCACGCCCTGAGACCCGCAAGCAGGTTGACCCAACGACTTTCCGTGGAAGCCATTTAATGGCTGTCGGACAACAATTGCCAGATACGAGAGTTCCCGAACTACGGCGCCTACATCTGCAGCAAGATGAGGGTAGTCTTCGAGAGGATAGTCCTCCAGGGTCATTTTCTATAGAGCTTCTCTCCTCTCTCCGCCACTGCCCTCGACGTCCTTTTCCCTTGCTTGGCGGACGCTGAACTTTGGAACCTCATGCGGGCCATATTATGTCCTCAATGACATGGAAGAGAAATTACGCGAAATAAATGAGTGGCGGCAAAAGAAGATGTGGGAGAAGCTGCTCCCGGGGTGTAAGATGGAGATCGACAAGATGAGGGAGGCCCACGTAAAATGATTCTGGCTTTCCTTCTGCGACCATATCCTGAGACCCGCAAGCAGGTTGACCCAACGACTCTCCGTGGAAGCCATTTAGCGGCTGTCGGACAACAATTGCCAGATACGAGAGTTCCCGAACTACGGCGCCTACATCTGCAGCAAGATGAGGGTAGTCTTCGAGAGGATAGTCCTCCAGGGTCATTTTCTATAGAGCTTCTCTCCTCTCTCCGCCACTGCCCTCAACGTCCTTTTCCCTTGCTTGGCGGACGCTGAACTTTGGAACTTCATGCGGACCATATTATGTCCTCAATGACATGGAAGAGAAATTACGCGAAATAAATGGGTGGCGGCAAAAAAGATGTGGGAGAAGCTGCTCCCGGTGTGTAAGACGGAGATCGACAGGATGAGGGAGGCCCACGTAAAATGATTCTGGCTTTCCTTCTGCGACCACGCCCTGAGACCCGCAAGCAGGTTGACCCATCGCCTTTCTGTGGAAGTCATTTAATGGCTGTCGGAAAAACTCTGCCAGATACGGGAGTTCCCGAACTACGGCGCCTACATCTGCAGCAAGATGAGGGTAGTCTTCGAGAGGATAGTCCTCCAGGGTCATTTTCTATAGAGCTTCTCTCCTCTCTCCGCCACTGCCCTCGACGTCCTTTTCCCTTGCTTGGCGGACGCTGAACGTTGGAACCTCATGCGGGCCATATTATGTCCTCAATGACATGGAAGAGAAATTACGCGAAATAAATGAGTGGCGGCAAAAGAAGATGTGGGAGAAGCTGCTCCCGGTGTGTAAGATGGAGATCGACAAGATGAGGGAGGCCCACGTAAAATGATTCTGGCTTTCCTTCTGCGACCACGCCTTGAGACCCGCAAGCAGGTTGACCCAACGACTTTCCGTGGAAGCCATTTAACGGCTGTCGGACAACAATTGCCAGATACGAGAGTTCCCGAACTACGGCGCCTACATCTGCAGCAAGATGAGGGTAGTCTTCGAGAGGATAGTCCTCCAGGGTCATTTTCTATAGAGCTTCTCTCCTCTCTCCGCCACTGCCCTCGACGTCCTTTTCCCTTGCTTGGCGGACGCTGAACTTTGGAACCTCATGCGGGCCATATTATGTCCTCAATGACATGGAAGAGAAATTACGCGAAATAAATGAGTGGCGGCAAAAGAAGATGTGGGAGAAGCTGCTCCCGGGGTGTAAGATGGAGATCGACAAGATGAGGGAGGCCCACGTAAAATGATTCTGGCTATCCTTCTGCGACCACGCCCTGAGACCCGCAAGCAGGTTGACCCAACAACTTTCCGTGGAAGCCATTTAATGGCTGTCGGACAACAATTGCCAGATACGAGAGTTCCCGAACTACGGCGCCTACATCTGCAGCAAGATGAGGGTAGTCTTCGAGATGATAGTCCTCCAGGGTCATTTTCTATAGAGCTTCTCTCCTCTCTCCACCACTGCCCCCGACGTCGTTTACCCTTGCTTGGCGGACGCTGAACTTTGGAACCTCGTGCGGGCCTGCGAATTTCTCCGAAGTCCTCTCAACATGTGATTACGGGGCACACGCCGTGTCAACAGCGGTGTCTTTGAAATTCTACCAGGGGCCGATGCCTCTCACTCCCGCGAGTAATATCCTCTTTCTATGTGATTTACTGCACCCGGTGAAGTTTTTTGTGAGGGCTGCAAATCCACACATGGATACGTATTAAGAAATACACCCCCAGCAATCTGCTAGGACAAGTACCAATGGCAAAAGTCATTGTTGTACATTATGTCCTCAATGACACGAAGAGAAATTAAACGAAATGTGTGGCAGTAAGAGAACATGTGGGAGAACCTGCTTCCGATGTGCAAAATGGAGATCGGCAGGATGAGAGAGGGCCAGGTAAACGGATCCTGGATCTCTGTGTAATGAACACTTCATTCCGCTTCACGCCAAAGCGTAAAAGCAGTATGTGCGAGTTTCTCCGAAGTCCTCTCAAAATGTGATTACGGGGTACACGCGGTGTCCCTGAAATTCTACCGGGGGCCGATGCCTCCCACTTCCGCGAATAAAATCCTCTTTCTCAGTGATGGGCAGGAGGGAGAAGGAAGCCAAAATCCTGGTTGATGCCGGTTGTTAAACCGACATCCACGACGATGATGGGTACACACCTCTGCAGCTCGCATCAAAGAGAGGGTTCCTGGGCGTGATGACGAATCTGATCGCCGGCGGAGCTGACACAGCTCAGAAAGATCGCCAGGGACGGACTTTCCTTCATATGGCCCTGCAGCATAGCGAGGAGTCTGCGGCTTAGATGCTGGTGGCGGCCATCCCCGATCTGAACATCCCAGACAGTCACATGCGAACCCCCCGCCTTGGGCTGGGAGAAACGGGCACGTGCAGGTTGCCAGACAGTCGCTGGTGAGGAATGCAATTCCGTGCATGGATACGCATTCAGAAATACACCCCCTGCAATCTGCTCTTTGAGTAGGACAAGTACCACTGGCAGAAATCATTGTTGCATATTATGCCCTCAATGACATGGAGGactaattaaatgaaataaaagtgtgGCGGCAAAAGAAGATGTGAGAGAAGCTCTTCCCGGTATGCGAGATGGAGATCGGCAGGATGAGGGAGGCCCACGTAAAATGATCCTGGCTTTCTTTCTGCGACCTCGCCCCTAGACCCGCAAGCAGGTTGACCCAACGCCTCTCCGTGGAAGCCATTTAATGGCTGTCGGACAATCATTGCCAGATACGGGAGTTCCCGAACTACGGCGCCTACATCTGCAGCAAGATAAGAAGAAAAGATGAGAAGATGGCAGAAGCTGCTCCCGGTGTGAGTGATGGAGATCAACAGAATGAGAAAGGACCAGGGAAAAAGATCCTGGCTCTCCGCGGAATGACCACTTCATTCCGCGTTTATGCCAAAGCGACAAATCGTTTAGTGCTTTCAAGTTTTTTCGTCAAATGGTGCGTTCcaaataaaatggaatttttggGAGAGGAAATGTTTGCTCAACATTCTGATGAATCTGGAAGATATACCTAATACTGCCATAACAACGCCTTTTG
Proteins encoded:
- the LOC129230181 gene encoding ankyrin-3-like; this translates as MSSSEKEPVPLEENATLKSILLAAGDQDPFVYQPFTAHEKKKNRNKSCSVVVVVASFLLPVPSSLLETTRITTTTTSKSYRTIRNTITTLDTNLSKRVADVSSLSVNGAAVAKEKRFRRKTLKTIINDNTDKIRSFVAFAASETAASGMLLVTSAASEHSSASSGQDITKQENIQPAIQPQPVNPSENWETTALHDAVDDRDLVAQEAAGGRIGTRAKGKTGLTPLHAAMMGKRQKEAEILVHARCITAIHDDDGYTPLQIALKRGIIGVMTELIAGGADTAQKDRQGRTFLHMALQHCEEAAAEMLAGGGHPRFERPRQSKANPLPWAGRNGYVQIARQLLVRNAIPHMDTHSEIYPLLLCG